The following coding sequences are from one Streptomyces sp. NBC_01485 window:
- a CDS encoding DUF3048 domain-containing protein, translating into MVTSRSSRSSRPRDARRTRGTRRTARAWRAARTARTGCSAAAASLLAAALAVALAAGCTSSGEPSTHDDSRSASQHPRPSGTSPTAVAGSVLAVKIDNAPDARPQTGLDSADVVYAEQVEGGLSRLMAVYATSLPKAVGPVRSARESDLELLRQFEQPVLAFSGAQGKLLPLIDRAPLDAVTPEKASGAYYRGTDQAAPHNLYLRPGRLLPSAPGAAALTTGFRYGAAPAGGRAETSYTVRYPAARFTFAWSGSRARWLLSTDGTPTVTSDGQRVAPATVVVQYVKVRASGFHDFLGNNTPYTETVGAGKAEVLRDGRVFDVNWRRPTATDGTDFTAADGTPVGFARGQVWVVLATAP; encoded by the coding sequence ATGGTCACAAGCCGGTCGAGTCGGTCGAGTCGTCCGAGAGATGCGAGACGCACGAGAGGCACGAGACGTACGGCCCGCGCGTGGCGCGCGGCGCGCACCGCGCGTACGGGATGCTCCGCGGCCGCCGCCTCCCTGCTCGCCGCCGCCCTGGCGGTCGCCCTCGCGGCCGGCTGCACGTCGAGCGGTGAGCCGTCGACGCACGACGACAGCCGTAGCGCGTCGCAGCATCCCCGGCCGAGCGGTACCAGTCCCACCGCCGTCGCCGGCTCCGTGCTCGCCGTGAAGATCGACAACGCGCCCGACGCCCGGCCGCAGACCGGCCTCGACTCCGCGGACGTCGTGTACGCGGAGCAGGTCGAGGGCGGGCTGAGCCGGCTGATGGCCGTGTACGCGACCAGCCTGCCGAAGGCCGTCGGTCCGGTGCGCAGCGCCCGCGAGTCCGATCTGGAGCTGCTGCGCCAGTTCGAGCAGCCGGTGCTGGCGTTCTCCGGGGCGCAGGGCAAGCTGCTGCCGCTGATCGACCGGGCGCCGCTGGACGCCGTCACGCCCGAGAAGGCGTCCGGCGCCTACTACCGCGGCACGGACCAGGCCGCGCCGCACAACCTCTACCTGCGCCCGGGCCGGCTGCTGCCCTCCGCGCCGGGCGCCGCCGCGTTGACCACGGGTTTCCGCTACGGCGCCGCGCCCGCCGGCGGCCGGGCGGAGACCTCGTACACCGTGCGCTACCCGGCGGCCCGCTTCACCTTCGCCTGGTCCGGTAGCCGGGCCCGCTGGCTGCTCTCGACGGACGGTACGCCGACGGTGACGTCCGACGGGCAGCGGGTGGCGCCGGCCACGGTGGTCGTGCAGTACGTGAAGGTGCGCGCGTCCGGCTTCCATGACTTCCTCGGCAACAACACGCCGTACACCGAGACGGTGGGCGCGGGGAAGGCGGAGGTGCTGCGCGACGGGCGCGTCTTCGACGTGAACTGGCGGCGGCCGACGGCCACGGACGGCACCGACTTCACCGCCGCCGACGGCACACCGGTCGGCTTCGCCCGGGGCCAGGTGTGGGTGGTGCTCGCGACGGCGCCCTGA
- the ligD gene encoding non-homologous end-joining DNA ligase, with the protein MGDAVELEVAGRTVRLSSPDKVFFPERGFTKLDLARYYQAVAPGILRALRDRPTTLERYPDGVTGESFFQKRAPKNMPDWIPTAHITFPSGRSADEMCPTEEAAVLWAAQFGTLTFHPWPVRRDDVDSPDELRIDLDPQPGTDYDAAIRAAHELRAVLDEFGGLRGWPKTSGGRGLHVFVPIEPRWTFTQVRRAAIAVGRELERRMPQQVTTKWWKEERGERIFVDYNQTARDRTIASAYSVRPRPHAPVSAPLRWEEVDDAHPADFDLATMPARYARLGDVHADMDDHAFSLDALLELARRDEHDHGLGDLPYPPEYPKMPGEPKRVQPSRAKKETPPS; encoded by the coding sequence ATGGGCGATGCGGTGGAACTGGAAGTGGCCGGGCGGACGGTACGGCTGTCCAGCCCGGACAAGGTCTTCTTCCCGGAGCGCGGCTTCACCAAGCTGGACCTCGCCCGCTACTACCAGGCGGTCGCCCCCGGCATCCTGCGCGCCCTGCGCGACCGCCCCACCACCCTGGAGCGCTACCCGGACGGCGTGACCGGCGAGTCCTTCTTCCAGAAGCGCGCGCCGAAGAACATGCCCGACTGGATCCCGACCGCCCACATCACCTTCCCCAGCGGACGCAGCGCCGACGAGATGTGCCCCACGGAGGAGGCGGCCGTCCTGTGGGCCGCCCAGTTCGGCACCCTCACCTTCCACCCCTGGCCGGTCCGCCGGGACGACGTCGACAGCCCCGACGAACTCCGCATAGACCTCGATCCGCAGCCCGGCACCGACTACGACGCCGCCATCCGCGCCGCCCACGAACTGCGCGCCGTCCTCGACGAGTTCGGCGGTCTGCGCGGCTGGCCCAAGACCTCCGGCGGTCGCGGCCTGCACGTCTTCGTGCCGATCGAACCCCGCTGGACCTTCACCCAGGTGCGGCGCGCCGCCATCGCCGTCGGCCGGGAGCTGGAACGGCGGATGCCGCAGCAGGTGACGACCAAGTGGTGGAAGGAGGAGCGGGGCGAGCGCATCTTCGTCGACTACAACCAGACCGCCCGGGACCGCACGATCGCCTCCGCCTACTCGGTACGACCGCGCCCGCACGCCCCCGTCTCGGCGCCGCTGCGCTGGGAGGAGGTCGACGACGCGCACCCCGCCGACTTCGACCTCGCGACCATGCCGGCCCGCTACGCCCGACTCGGCGACGTGCACGCCGACATGGACGACCACGCCTTCTCCCTCGACGCCCTCCTCGAACTGGCCCGCCGCGACGAACACGACCACGGCCTCGGCGATCTGCCGTATCCGCCGGAGTACCCGAAGATGCCGGGCGAGCCCAAGCGGGTGCAGCCGAGCCGGGCGAAGAAGGAGACGCCCCCGTCGTAG
- a CDS encoding LacI family DNA-binding transcriptional regulator: MTETVSRPTLEAVAARAGVSRATVSRVVNGGDGVREPLVERVRRAVDELGYVPNQAARSLVTKRHGAVAVVIAEPETRVFADPFFALQLRGISKELTARDNQLVLLLTEGRDDHARVARYLAGGHVDGALVFSLHLADPLPGLIQGAGVPTVFGGRPGWSDGTRDVVYVDSDNRGGARDAVRLLAGLGRTRIAHLTGPLDQTSAADRLDGYREVMGDADPRLVVESDFTPGGGERAMRELLDRCPDVDAVFAANDLTAAGALRVLRERGRRVPEDVAVVGFDDMLPVAEQTDPPLTTVRQDIEEMGRIMARLLLRRLDRHTADSAADDAPGGVVLPTTVVRRTSA, from the coding sequence GTGACCGAGACAGTGTCGCGTCCCACGCTGGAGGCGGTGGCCGCGCGGGCCGGGGTCTCCCGGGCGACCGTGTCACGGGTCGTCAACGGCGGGGACGGCGTCCGGGAACCGCTCGTCGAGCGCGTGCGGCGGGCCGTGGACGAGCTCGGGTACGTCCCCAACCAGGCCGCGCGCAGCCTGGTGACGAAGCGGCACGGCGCTGTCGCCGTCGTCATCGCCGAACCGGAGACCCGGGTCTTCGCCGACCCCTTCTTCGCGCTCCAACTCCGCGGTATCAGCAAGGAGTTGACCGCCCGCGACAACCAGCTCGTGCTGCTGCTCACCGAGGGCCGCGACGACCACGCCCGGGTTGCCCGCTACCTGGCCGGCGGCCATGTCGACGGGGCCCTGGTCTTCTCCCTGCACCTCGCCGACCCGCTGCCCGGCCTGATCCAGGGCGCCGGTGTGCCGACCGTGTTCGGCGGGCGCCCCGGCTGGAGCGACGGCACGCGGGACGTGGTGTACGTCGACAGCGACAACCGCGGCGGCGCCCGCGACGCCGTACGCCTCCTGGCCGGCCTCGGCCGCACCCGCATCGCGCACCTCACCGGTCCCCTCGACCAGACGTCCGCGGCGGACCGGCTCGACGGGTACCGGGAGGTCATGGGCGACGCCGACCCGCGGCTCGTCGTCGAAAGCGATTTCACCCCCGGCGGCGGCGAGCGGGCCATGCGCGAACTCCTCGACCGCTGCCCCGACGTCGACGCCGTGTTCGCCGCCAACGACCTCACCGCCGCGGGCGCCCTGCGCGTCCTGCGCGAACGCGGACGGCGGGTGCCCGAGGACGTCGCGGTGGTCGGCTTCGACGACATGCTGCCCGTCGCCGAACAGACCGACCCGCCGTTGACGACGGTCCGTCAGGACATAGAGGAGATGGGCCGGATCATGGCCCGCCTCCTGCTGCGCCGCCTCGACCGACACACCGCCGACTCCGCTGCCGACGACGCACCGGGCGGTGTGGTCCTCCCGACCACCGTGGTGCGCCGCACCTCGGCCTAG
- a CDS encoding ATP-dependent DNA ligase codes for MDLPVMPPVKPMLAKSVAAIPPGMQYEAKWDGFRAIVFRDGDEVELGSRTGKPLTRYFPELVAALRERVPERCVLDGEIVIAREGRLDFDALTERIHPADSRVRTLAERTPASFVAFDLLALADRSLLDVPLSDRRELLARALAGVTPPVHLAPATTDVEVARRWFEEYEGAGLDGVIAKPLALRYLQDERAMFKVKHERTADVVVAGYRFHKSGPVVGSLLLGLHDDRGVLQHVGVSAAFPMKRRAELVEELEPLRLADTAGHPWAAWSDEAAHETARLPGAPSRWSGKKDLSWVPLRPERVAEVAYDHMENGARFRHTARFRRWRPDRTPESCTYAQLEEPVRYDLSEILGSPPGKH; via the coding sequence ATGGATCTGCCGGTGATGCCGCCCGTGAAACCGATGCTCGCCAAGTCGGTCGCGGCGATTCCGCCGGGCATGCAGTACGAGGCGAAGTGGGACGGCTTCCGGGCGATCGTGTTCCGCGACGGGGACGAGGTCGAGCTGGGCAGCCGTACCGGGAAGCCGCTCACCAGGTATTTTCCCGAGCTGGTGGCGGCGTTGCGGGAGCGGGTGCCGGAGCGCTGTGTGCTGGACGGCGAGATCGTGATCGCGCGGGAGGGCCGGCTCGACTTCGACGCGCTCACCGAGCGCATCCACCCGGCGGACTCCCGGGTGCGCACCCTCGCCGAGCGGACCCCGGCGTCCTTCGTCGCCTTCGACCTCCTCGCGCTCGCCGACAGGTCGCTGCTCGACGTGCCGCTGAGCGACCGGCGGGAGCTGCTGGCCAGGGCGCTGGCCGGGGTCACCCCGCCGGTGCACCTGGCGCCGGCGACGACCGACGTCGAGGTGGCGCGACGCTGGTTCGAGGAGTACGAGGGCGCGGGCCTGGACGGCGTGATCGCCAAGCCGCTCGCCCTGCGCTACCTCCAGGACGAGCGCGCCATGTTCAAGGTCAAGCACGAGCGCACCGCGGACGTCGTCGTCGCCGGGTACCGCTTCCACAAGAGCGGCCCTGTGGTGGGCTCGCTGCTGCTGGGTCTGCACGACGACCGGGGCGTGCTCCAGCACGTCGGGGTGTCCGCCGCGTTCCCGATGAAGCGCCGGGCTGAGCTGGTCGAGGAGCTGGAGCCGCTGCGCCTGGCGGATACGGCGGGCCATCCGTGGGCGGCCTGGTCGGACGAGGCCGCGCACGAGACGGCGCGGCTGCCCGGGGCGCCGAGCCGCTGGTCGGGCAAGAAGGACCTGTCCTGGGTGCCGCTGCGGCCCGAGCGGGTGGCCGAGGTGGCGTACGACCACATGGAGAACGGGGCTCGGTTCCGGCACACCGCCCGTTTCCGCCGCTGGCGCCCGGACCGCACCCCGGAGAGCTGCACGTACGCGCAGTTGGAGGAGCCGGTGCGCTACGACCTGTCGGAGATCCTCGGGTCGCCGCCCGGGAAGCACTGA